In Saccharicrinis fermentans DSM 9555 = JCM 21142, a genomic segment contains:
- a CDS encoding ABC transporter permease: protein MNLNLYIANKIRKGEITGKKLSGPIITVATIGIVLGITVMILSLSIGTGFKREIRNKIIGFGAHIQIVNYDYNSSYETNPIERDSAFVNQVLKIPGVKNVQEFATKPGLLKTKENIQGVIIKGIGKDFNWDYFDQIIVEGQKPDVTQEKTSNDIIISRTLARLLKLKIGDKVPTYFFQDRIRPRNFRISAIYDSSLPEFDKVFLFVDIRHIIKLNKWNDNQVTGYEVTLNEFDDIPELSSQIDLLAASKISPDGGLLRTTTIIQQQPQIFGWLNLLDTNVAVILILIVLVAGFNMISGLLIIILERTAMIGILKALGKQNHNIRKVFIYLATFIIAKGVLIGNFIGISICLLQKYFGIISLDPENYYLNTVPIHLNLLHILYLNMGTIVVSYLMMIAPSYLATKITPVEAIRFD from the coding sequence TTGAACCTCAATTTATACATAGCCAACAAAATCAGAAAAGGAGAAATCACCGGTAAAAAATTATCGGGTCCTATCATTACTGTTGCTACCATTGGTATTGTTTTAGGTATAACAGTCATGATTCTTTCTCTATCCATAGGAACAGGTTTTAAAAGGGAAATCAGAAATAAAATCATAGGATTTGGCGCCCACATACAAATAGTCAATTACGACTACAATTCTTCATACGAAACCAACCCCATTGAACGAGACTCTGCATTTGTGAACCAAGTTTTAAAAATTCCGGGAGTAAAAAATGTGCAAGAATTCGCAACCAAACCCGGATTACTAAAAACAAAAGAAAACATACAAGGGGTCATTATCAAAGGCATTGGTAAGGACTTTAACTGGGATTACTTTGACCAAATTATTGTAGAAGGACAAAAACCGGATGTCACGCAAGAAAAGACATCCAATGACATTATTATTTCACGCACACTGGCACGTCTGCTAAAATTAAAAATAGGCGATAAAGTACCCACTTATTTTTTCCAAGATAGAATCAGACCGCGCAACTTTCGTATTTCTGCCATTTACGACTCCAGCTTACCCGAGTTTGACAAGGTATTTTTGTTTGTAGATATACGCCATATCATAAAATTAAACAAGTGGAACGACAATCAGGTTACAGGTTACGAAGTAACATTAAACGAGTTCGATGACATCCCTGAACTGTCCTCTCAAATAGATCTATTGGCCGCCTCTAAAATCTCTCCCGATGGCGGCTTATTGCGTACCACAACCATCATACAACAACAACCACAAATATTTGGCTGGTTAAACCTACTGGATACCAATGTGGCTGTTATACTCATATTAATCGTTTTGGTAGCCGGGTTCAATATGATCTCCGGTTTGCTAATTATTATACTGGAACGCACCGCCATGATTGGTATATTAAAAGCCCTGGGCAAGCAGAATCATAACATACGCAAGGTTTTTATATACCTAGCTACCTTTATCATTGCCAAAGGCGTACTCATTGGAAATTTTATAGGCATCTCTATTTGTCTTCTACAAAAATACTTTGGTATCATCTCATTAGATCCTGAAAATTACTACCTGAATACTGTTCCCATCCACCTAAATTTACTACACATTTTATACCTTAATATGGGTACAATTGTAGTCTCATACCTAATGATGATAGCACCATCGTATCTGGCAACAAAAATTACACCAGTGGAAGCTATACGCTTTGATTAA
- a CDS encoding pyridoxal phosphate-dependent aminotransferase — translation MPSISKRGYDMPASPIRKLVPYANSAKQRGIKIYHLNIGQPDIHTPKVAINAIKNIDRKVLEYSDSAGIPALREKLTHYYRAQNIELSKEEIMVTTGGSEAFIFAFFCCFNPGDEIIIPEPFYANYSSFANAMGINIKPISSTFERGFALPTIEKFEKLITPQTKGIFICNPNNPTGYLYSKEELHQLRDIVLQNNLFLLSDEVYREFCYDERGHFSALNLKGLEENVVLIDSFSKRYSECGIRIGTLVSRNKELISSALKFAQARLSPPLLGQIAAIASLDVAPKYTADVYKEYLQRRDVLVEGLNKIPGVKSLIPKGAFYTMAKLPVKDSEHFCQWILSDFEYQGQTVMMAPGSGFYSSRYLGKDEVRIAYVLNVEELKKALIVIEKALEVYPGKIN, via the coding sequence ATGCCATCTATTTCTAAACGCGGGTACGACATGCCCGCTTCGCCCATACGCAAACTAGTACCCTATGCAAACAGTGCAAAACAAAGGGGTATTAAAATATATCACTTAAACATTGGTCAGCCTGATATCCATACTCCTAAAGTTGCAATAAATGCCATTAAAAACATTGATCGAAAGGTGTTGGAATATAGCGACTCTGCGGGTATTCCTGCTTTACGTGAAAAACTTACCCATTACTATCGTGCACAAAACATTGAACTCTCGAAGGAAGAGATTATGGTAACGACAGGAGGATCAGAGGCCTTTATATTTGCTTTTTTCTGTTGTTTTAATCCTGGCGATGAAATCATCATTCCTGAACCTTTTTATGCAAACTACAGCAGCTTTGCCAATGCCATGGGTATTAACATAAAACCCATTTCTTCAACCTTTGAAAGGGGCTTTGCCCTTCCAACCATTGAAAAATTTGAGAAATTAATTACGCCACAAACCAAAGGTATTTTCATATGCAACCCCAATAATCCAACCGGTTATTTATATTCTAAAGAGGAATTACACCAGCTTAGGGATATTGTATTACAAAATAATTTATTTTTACTCTCTGATGAAGTCTACAGGGAGTTTTGTTACGACGAACGAGGGCATTTCTCTGCCCTAAACCTGAAAGGCCTTGAAGAAAACGTGGTACTCATAGACTCTTTTAGCAAGCGTTATAGTGAATGTGGCATTCGCATAGGCACTTTGGTTAGCCGAAACAAAGAACTTATCTCATCCGCTTTAAAGTTTGCGCAAGCACGATTAAGTCCTCCTCTACTTGGTCAAATAGCAGCCATCGCCTCTCTAGATGTGGCACCTAAGTACACAGCCGATGTTTACAAAGAATATCTTCAGCGGAGGGATGTACTGGTGGAAGGACTCAATAAGATACCCGGTGTAAAATCGTTGATTCCCAAGGGAGCTTTCTATACCATGGCTAAATTACCAGTAAAAGATTCTGAGCATTTTTGCCAGTGGATTCTTAGTGATTTTGAGTACCAAGGTCAAACCGTCATGATGGCCCCTGGTTCTGGCTTTTACAGCAGCCGCTATCTAGGAAAAGACGAAGTCAGAATAGCGTACGTTCTTAATGTAGAAGAGCTAAAAAAAGCACTGATTGTCATTGAAAAAGCCTTGGAAGTATACCCCGGAAAAATAAATTAA
- a CDS encoding DUF5686 family protein, with protein sequence MKMIDMPSVESPQNINILLKGLVKLDRRKLIVVFFLFILFNFGSYAQTLSGVVTSSDGAPIPFASIYIKELTTGTTSNLMGEYSVELPSGISHVSFQALSFAKVQLEVNMEGHDIVKNIELKAQDYKIKEVRVFSGNEDPAYGIIRKSIGLAPYFLRQIKHYKANVYLKGGFDMNKVPRLFRKQLKEQGIEEGKSYLAESVNEITFNSPNRYVHKQISKRSTIPNDGEDEVLGFLNYSFYDSESDLAISPISRKALSFYKYRYEGFFQEGDYYVNKIKVIPKRKNQKLFAGYIYIVDKLWNLHSVDLLNEQFFGKIRIKQVQEQVKGKAWLPVSHHFDVDVKMMGFNVEANYGGSVKYDEVELNSGLPVPSSLKIAYAEVESEQAFLREMEAEKPLSKNQQKVEALLKKDDLSNREMMKLSRLMEKENKSVESLGKGLRLESQDSLYQIVRDTVSADAIDWNEIRPIPLTKSEIESFGIRDSLTLALAGMNADSVDYAKEPSAFSKGYGKILFGGKHYSSDSTFRIKYDGLLNPMSFGFNAVDGLTFHQKFKIKKLLDPKGRVDFFPELKYSFGRKNMMWKLRSVWGVDYITHTKFFMEGGQWSRDFNGTSGISPFVNMVSSLLLKDNYMKLYKDNYFLLGGRSYIANGLMFNLQLRYQNLHRMENSTQYSLAYPGRNYRDNNEVLYHMDPELFRGRRALDVEAQIDYTPKYYYRINGNYKRMVHSDYPTFMLRYKGGFSDLWSADSRYDLLVLGISQKLEWSFMYHLTYDMSAGYFFDHSSMHFSHFKHFNTSEIPVSFKSWERNFNLLNDYEYSTNEWYLEGHFSYSTPYLLIKNIPFLQDKLWNENIYLSHLTQADFRNYNEVGYGISQLFLVANIGVFAGFEEMQFERWGFRLSFNLGSLE encoded by the coding sequence ATGAAAATGATTGATATGCCAAGTGTGGAGTCTCCCCAGAATATAAATATTTTATTAAAAGGTCTTGTTAAACTTGATCGGAGGAAACTGATCGTTGTGTTTTTTTTGTTTATCCTGTTTAATTTTGGTTCCTATGCTCAAACCCTGTCCGGGGTGGTTACTTCTTCCGATGGAGCTCCTATTCCTTTTGCTTCTATCTATATTAAGGAATTAACAACGGGTACCACTTCTAATTTAATGGGAGAATATAGTGTTGAACTGCCTTCGGGCATATCTCATGTGTCGTTTCAGGCCTTAAGCTTTGCAAAGGTTCAGTTGGAGGTGAATATGGAGGGGCATGATATCGTGAAAAATATTGAATTAAAGGCACAAGACTATAAGATAAAAGAAGTGAGGGTGTTTTCGGGAAACGAAGACCCAGCTTATGGAATTATCCGGAAATCCATTGGTCTGGCACCTTATTTTCTTAGACAGATCAAGCATTATAAAGCCAATGTGTATTTGAAAGGTGGCTTTGATATGAATAAGGTTCCACGTCTTTTCCGAAAACAATTGAAAGAACAAGGAATTGAAGAGGGAAAAAGTTACCTGGCCGAGTCGGTCAATGAAATTACATTTAACTCACCCAATCGTTATGTGCATAAGCAAATATCTAAACGTTCCACGATTCCTAATGATGGAGAAGATGAAGTGTTGGGTTTTTTAAATTATAGTTTTTACGACTCAGAAAGTGATTTGGCCATTTCTCCCATATCGCGTAAGGCTTTGTCTTTTTATAAATATAGGTATGAGGGCTTTTTTCAAGAGGGTGATTATTATGTAAATAAAATTAAAGTAATACCCAAGCGTAAAAACCAGAAGCTTTTTGCGGGTTATATCTACATTGTTGATAAGCTTTGGAATTTACATTCTGTAGACCTGCTTAATGAACAGTTTTTTGGTAAGATCCGAATCAAGCAAGTGCAAGAGCAAGTGAAGGGTAAGGCCTGGCTGCCTGTGAGTCACCATTTTGATGTGGATGTAAAAATGATGGGTTTTAATGTTGAGGCCAATTATGGTGGATCGGTGAAATATGATGAGGTGGAGTTAAATAGTGGCTTGCCTGTGCCTTCGTCGCTTAAAATAGCCTATGCCGAGGTGGAGTCGGAACAGGCCTTCTTAAGAGAAATGGAAGCGGAGAAGCCGCTGAGTAAAAATCAGCAAAAGGTGGAGGCACTCTTGAAAAAAGACGATTTGAGTAACCGCGAAATGATGAAACTATCACGCTTGATGGAAAAGGAAAATAAAAGTGTAGAGTCGCTTGGAAAGGGCTTGAGACTGGAATCTCAGGATAGTTTGTATCAAATTGTGAGAGATACCGTGAGTGCTGATGCTATTGATTGGAACGAGATAAGACCTATTCCGCTTACTAAGAGTGAAATAGAAAGTTTTGGTATCCGCGATTCATTGACACTGGCCCTGGCAGGAATGAATGCAGACAGCGTAGACTATGCGAAGGAGCCTTCGGCCTTTAGCAAAGGTTATGGTAAAATTTTATTCGGAGGGAAACACTACTCATCTGATTCTACGTTCAGAATAAAATATGATGGCTTGTTGAACCCAATGTCTTTTGGATTTAATGCGGTGGATGGTTTAACTTTTCATCAAAAATTTAAAATCAAAAAATTATTAGATCCCAAAGGTAGAGTGGATTTTTTCCCTGAACTGAAATATTCCTTTGGGAGAAAAAATATGATGTGGAAGTTACGCAGTGTGTGGGGAGTCGACTATATTACGCATACTAAATTTTTTATGGAAGGAGGACAGTGGAGCAGGGATTTTAATGGAACAAGTGGTATTTCTCCTTTTGTGAATATGGTTTCGTCGCTTTTGTTGAAGGACAATTATATGAAGTTATATAAGGATAACTATTTTTTATTAGGAGGACGCAGCTATATTGCCAATGGATTAATGTTTAATCTTCAGCTTCGTTATCAAAACCTGCATAGAATGGAAAATAGTACCCAGTATTCTCTGGCCTATCCAGGTAGAAACTATAGAGATAATAACGAGGTATTGTATCACATGGATCCGGAGCTGTTTAGAGGGCGAAGAGCCTTGGATGTGGAAGCTCAAATAGACTATACCCCCAAGTATTATTATAGAATTAATGGTAACTATAAACGCATGGTGCATTCGGATTATCCTACTTTTATGCTGCGTTATAAGGGTGGATTTAGTGATTTGTGGAGTGCCGATTCTCGTTATGATTTGTTGGTGTTGGGTATCAGTCAGAAGTTGGAATGGAGCTTTATGTATCATTTAACTTATGACATGAGTGCCGGGTATTTTTTTGATCATTCATCCATGCATTTTTCCCATTTTAAGCATTTTAATACCAGTGAAATACCTGTTTCGTTTAAGAGCTGGGAGCGTAACTTTAATTTGTTGAATGATTATGAGTATAGTACCAATGAGTGGTATTTGGAAGGCCATTTTAGTTATTCAACCCCTTATTTGTTGATAAAAAACATACCATTTTTACAAGATAAACTTTGGAATGAAAATATCTACCTAAGTCATTTAACACAAGCTGATTTTAGAAATTATAATGAGGTAGGTTACGGTATCAGTCAGCTCTTTTTAGTTGCCAATATTGGTGTGTTTGCCGGGTTCGAAGAGATGCAGTTTGAGCGGTGGGGATTTAGGCTTAGCTTTAATCTAGGAAGCCTGGAGTAG